The following coding sequences lie in one Carassius carassius chromosome 1, fCarCar2.1, whole genome shotgun sequence genomic window:
- the LOC132153558 gene encoding transmembrane protein 184B-like — MTLRWRRGVSLSERSWNDSLAAMAPGPGVVTVAPGGHNGSWETPIFLMTPAAQTISGIFTWTALLLTCQQIYMHLRYYNTPNEQRHIVRILFIVPIYAFDSWLSLLFFTNEEYYVYFDTVRDCYEAFVIYNFLSLCYEYLGGESAIMAEIRGKPIQSSCVYGTCCLWGRTYSIGFLRFCKQATLQFCVVKPLMAVITVILQAFGKYRDGDFNAASGYLYVTIIYNVSVSLSLYALFLFYFAARDLLEPYGPMLKFLMVKSVIFLSFWQGMLLAILEKCGTIPRINSPDVSVGEGTVAAGYQNFIICIEMFFAALALRHAFTYKVYMDKRLDIQGCVPVYGQYGRCAPMSISSSLKETINPGDMLQDAIHNFSPAYQQYTQQSRSKPLSRSNSCSNEKTLLLSSDDEF; from the exons ATGACTCTGCGATGGAGAAGGGGTGTGTCACTATCGGAGCGTTCATGGAATGACTCTCTGGCTGCCATGGCGCCGGGGCCAGGGGTCGTTACTGTGGCCCCTGGGGGTCACAACGGGTCGTGGGAGACACCCATCTTCCTCATGACCCCTGCCGCTCAGACCATCTCTGGGATCTTCACCTGGACGGCTCTGCTGCTCACCTGCCAACAG atCTACATGCACTTGCGCTACTATAACACTCCTAACGAGCAGAGGCACATCGTccgcatcctcttcatcgtgcCCATCTACGCCTTCGACTCGTGGCTCAGTCTGCTGTTCTTCACTAACGAGGAGTATTACGTTTACTTCGACACCGTCCGAGACTGCTATGAAG CGTTTGTCATCTATAACTTCTTGAGTTTGTGTTACGAGTATTTGGGTGGCGAGAGCGCCATCATGGCCGAGATCAGAGGAAAACCCATCCA gTCCAGCTGTGTTTATGGCACTTGTTGTCTGTGGGGAAGAACGTACTCCATCGGCTTTCTGCGCTTCTGCAAACAg gcgACGCTGCAGTTCTGTGTGGTGAAGCCTCTGATGGCCGTGATTACCGTCATCCTGCAGGCCTTCGGCAAATACAGAGATGGAGACTTCAA cGCGGCCAGCGGTTATTTATACGTGACCATCATCTATAACGTCTCGGTCAGTCTCTCGCTCTACGCTCTCTTCCTCTTCTACTTCGCCGCTCGGGATCTGCTGGAGCCGTACGGCCCCATGCTGAAGTTCCTCATGGTCAAATCCGTCATCTTCCTCTCCTTCTGGCAGG GGATGCTGCTGGCGATTCTGGAGAAATGTGGCACGATTCCTCGCATAAACTCTCCTGATGTCAGCGTGGGGGAGGGGACTGTTGCCGCCGGTTACCAGAACTTCATCATCTGCATCGAGATGTTCTTCGCCGCTCTGGCGCTCAGACACGCGTTCACTTACAAGGTCTACATGGACAAGAGACTCGACATCCAGG gtTGTGTTCCTGTCTATGGCCAGTACG GTCGCTGTGCTCCCATGAGCATCTCCAGCAGTCTGAAGGAGACGATAAATCCGGGCGACATGCTTCAGGACGCTATCCATAACTTCTCTCCGGCGTATCAGCAGTACACCCAGCAGAGCCGCTCCAAGCCGCTGAGCCGCTCCAACAGCTGCAGCAACGAGAAAACTCTGCTGCTCAGCTCCGACGACGAGTTCTGA